One region of Brassica rapa cultivar Chiifu-401-42 unplaced genomic scaffold, CAAS_Brap_v3.01 Scaffold0773, whole genome shotgun sequence genomic DNA includes:
- the LOC117130999 gene encoding uncharacterized protein LOC117130999, giving the protein MVQDGGHELKEKEVGDDLDSQFQQQSWPVSQNAKGINLVPCCSQEVFSAHLLSKTRGRLEPLCGAMGRYLCVEAGLRSAGHEVVELLVQDIQAEDQPLCGAMGRFLCVEAGLRSAGHEVVELLVQDTQEEEGHHLSHEEGR; this is encoded by the exons ATGGTACAAGATGgtggccatgaactgaaggagaaggaggTGGGTGATGATCTAGACTCTCAGTTCCAACAACAGTCATGGCCGGTTTCACAAAATGCAAAAGGAATCAACCTGGTTCCTTGTT gttcacaagaagTGTTCTCTGCTCACCTCCTATCCAAGACAAGAGGAAGACTtgaaccattgtgtggagcaatgggaagatacttgtgtgtagaagctggtttaagaagcgcaggccacgaggttgttgagctcctggttcaagacatacaagcggaagaccaaccattgtgtggagcaatgggaaggttcttgtgtgtagaagccggtttaagaagcgcaggccacgaggttgttgagctcctggttcaagacacacaagaagaagaaggtcaccACCTAAGCCATGAGGAAGGCCGGTGA